Below is a window of Catalinimonas alkaloidigena DNA.
CGACGTGCCCATTGTGCTGACCAACGACGCCAACGCGGCGGCCGTCGGCGAGATGGTCTATGGCGGCGCCAAAGGCCTGAAGAACTTCGTCGTCATTACGCTGGGCACCGGCCTGGGCAGTGGCCTGGTGGTGAACGGCGAACTGGTCTACGGCCACGACGGCTTTGCCGGAGAACTGGGGCACATCACCGTGAATCCTGACGGGCGCCACTGCGGCTGCGGCCGCAAAGGTTGCCTGGAGACGTACGTGTCGGCAACGGGCATCAAGCGTACGGTCTACAAACTGCTGGCCGACTTCAACGAGTCGAGCGAACTGCGCAACGTGCCGTTCAACGACCTGACGGCCTACATGATTTCGGAGGCGGCCCGGCGCGGCGACCGCGTGGCCATCGAAGCCTTCGAGTACACCGGGCGGATTCTGGGACAGAAACTGGCCGACACGGTGGCGCACACCAGCCCCGAAGCCATTTTCCTATTCGGCGGGCTGGCCCAGGCGAACGAGCTGATTTTCTACCCTACGCAGCGCCACATGGAGGCCAATCTGCTCAACATCTACAAAAACAAGGTCAAGATTCTGCCGTCCGAGCTGATGGACAAAAATGCGGCCGTGCTGGGTGCCAGCGCCCTGGCGTGGAAAGAACTGGAGTCGGAAGGTCTGCTGCTGGAATAACCACTCGGCTGCCTCGCATGGCTCTGACGCGCACCGGAACGCCTTCCACACCGAAGGCCTTCCGGTGCGCTTTCCGTTCTCCCCCGGCGGCGAACATCCACGCGCCGCTTTTCCGTACTGTAGTGCATGACTACTCGTTTTACGTCGGACGAACTGCGCGTCGCTTCCGATCCTACCTTCTTTTACCTCAAGCATCAGGTCACTCAAAAAGTCGCCGGTCAGCTGGGGAAGTTGCACCGCGCCTTACGCCAGACCGTTGAGGCACAGGCCGCGGCATTTCCCGCCGGCTGGGACGAACGCCCCGGCAAAATTTCGCGCGGCGAAAATTACCGGCTGCTGCCCTACCTCATTCTCGACTACCCCCGGCTGTTCCGGCACGACACCACGTTCGCTTACCGCACCATGTTCTGGTGGGGCCACGGGTTCAGCTGCACACTCCACCTGCAGGGCGTATTTCTCGACCAGATTCGCCCCGTGTTACAACGCCGGCTCCTGTCACGAGCAGAGCCCGACTGGTGGGTCTGCGTCCACGACTCGCCGTGGGAATACCATTTTGAAGACGACAATTACCAGCGGCTGACCGCCCTGCCGGACGCCCGGCGCGAGGCCCTGGTGGCGCAGGGTGCTTTTCTGAAACTGAGCCGAAGGCTGCCGCTGGAGGCGGTCGATCAGCTCCCGGACTTCGGCGTTGCAACATTCCAGGAATTTATTACGCTATGGGCTAAACCCTAAGCCCTTCTGTCAGTTTACTGAAGTAGATAACCCTAGCAAAACACGATTATGTTTGGACTCCTCAGAAAACGAACCGAAGTAGAAAAGCTCGAACTGCAATACGAAAAGCTCATGGAAGAAGCCCGCGACATCCAGCGGAAGGGCGACATGAAAGCGTTCGCGCTAAAAACGGCCGAAGCCGAAGCCGTGATGGACGCCCTCGTTCGGCTCAAACAAACCCAGGCGCGCTAGGGGCACAACTTCAAATTCTCTTTAAAATGTGTTGCGACTTTTGAGTGCTCATTTTTCTGATCCGCCATGCGAACACCTTTATGCTTTTTCAGTGGCTTGCTGATGCTGCTGGTTTTAGAAGTTGCACAAGCGCAGACCGCTACTTTTTCCATCCGAGGTACCCTGCAGGACGACCAGAAAGCGCCCATTCCGTTCGGGAACGTGGCCTTGTACCAGTCGGCTGATTCTGTGCTCGTGACCGGTGCCGTGTCGGATGCCGCCGGGCAGTTTGCCATCAAAGCCAAGCCGGGTCAGTACTACGTCAAGGTAACGGTACTGTCGTATGCCGAGAAGCTGATTCCGAACGTCCAGGTTACCAACCGGGACCTCGCGCTGGGGACGCTGACGCTCCGCTCCGATGCCGAATACCTGGAAGAAGTGGTGGTGAAGGGCCAGAAAAGTCAGATGGTACTGGAACTCGACAAGCGGGTGTTCAACGTGGGGCAAGACCTGGCCAACATCGGTGGCAATGCGGCCGACATCCTCAACAACGTGCCGTCCGTAGCGGTCGACGTCGACGGCAACGTCAGCCTGCGCGGCAGCGGCAACGTGCGGATTCTGGTCAACGGCAAACCCTCGGGACTGGTAGGGCCCGACGCGCTGCGGCAGTTGCAGGGCAACCTGGTCGAAAGCATCGAAGTCATCACAAATCCTTCGTCGCGCTACGATGCCGAGGGCGAAGTCGGCATCATCAACATCATCCTGAAAAAAGAGAGTCAGCGCGGGGTGAACGGCTCGTTTTCGGCCAACGTGGGCTATCCGGCCAACCACGGCGGCTCGTTCAACCTCAACTTCCGGCGCGAAAAGTTCAACCTCTTTACCAGCTACGGCATCAACTACCGCAAAAGTCCCGGGCGCGGCAGCTCGTACCAGCGCTTTTTTTCGGACGATACCCTGTATGCTTACGAACAGACCAGCACCCGCACACGTGGCGGTTTGTCGCACAACGTGCAGGCCGGCCTGGACTACTTCCTGACCGAACAGGATATCCTGACGGCGTCGGTGTTCCTGCGGCTGGCCGACGGTAACAACACGTCGGAATACGAATACCGCGACTTCGGCGAGCGCGACGAACTGCTTCGCACCGTACTGCGGCAGGAACAGGAAGCCGAGCCGCGCACCAACGTGGAAACCACCTTTAGCTACCGCCACGAATTTGACCGCAAGGGGCGGCTGCTGACGGCCGACTTCAAATGGATCGAACAGGACGAAATCGAAAAGGCCGAATTTCAACAGCGGGAACTTGGGCTGCCCGACGTGCTGCGCCAGCGCTCCCGCAATACGGAAGACGAGCGCAATTGGCTGTTTCAGGCCGATTACGTGCATCCTTTCAGCGAAAAAGGCAAGTGGGAAACCGGGGTACGCAGCACCAACCGTATTCTGCACAACGACTTTTCGGTAGAGCAACAGGACGAAGTGGGCAACTGGGGCATTCTGTCGAGCTACGACAACAACCTGATCTACACGGAGCGCATTCATGCGGGTTACCTGATGGCCTCCGAGAAGTTCAGCAAGTTCTCGATTCAGGGGGGCCTGCGGGGCGAATATTCCGACATCACGACCGACCTTCCCGACGACAATCTGGTGAACAACCGCCAGTATTTCAACCTGTTTCCCAGTACGCATTTTTCGTACGCCCTCACGCCCGAAAAGTCCATTCAGCTTAGCTACAGCTACCGCCTGAGTCGGCCGGGGTTCCGCGATCTGCTCCCGTACTCCGGCTTTAGCGACAACCGTTCGTTGCGCGTGGGCAACCCGAACCTCAACCCCGAATACACCCACTCGATCGAAGGCGGCTATCTGCTGAACTGGGACAACGGTTCGCTGCTGGCCAGCGGGTATTACCGGTACCGCACCGGGGTGATCGAACGCATTGTGCTGGTCGACTCCGTCGGGTTCAGCCGGATGTTTCCGGTCAACCTCGCTACGCAAAACGCCTACGGGCTGGAGGGCAACGTCTCGTATTCGCCCTGGAAGTGGTGGCGGCTGAACACCAACTTCAACTTCTACCGGGCCATTACGGAAGGGACTTACCAGGAGCAGCGCCTCTTCAGCGATACCTACACGTGGCAGACCCGTTCTACGTCGCAGATGACGCTGTGGCAAACCTGGGAGTTTCAGGCGGGCATCAACTACCGCGCTCCCCAACGTACCCCACAGGGACGCGACCTGTCCACCTACGCCATTGATCTGGGACTTTCCCGCGACATTCTGAAGGGCAACGGCACTCTTGTGTTCAGCGTGCAGGATCTGCTCAACACCCGCAAACGGCGCAGCATTGTGGAGCGCGAGGGGTACTACTCCACCTCAACGTTTCAGTGGCGGTCGCGACAGGCGCTGGTCACGTTCAACTACCGTCTCAACCAGCGCAAAAACGAAAGAGGTCGCAACCGGGATGCCTTTGAAGAGGAAGGCGGCGGAGATTTTTGATTCTCCCGTACTTTTACCTTTTCAAGCAAACCCAAATCTGATTTCATGAGTAAACTTTTCAGCACGAAACACGACAGCAACAACCTCGACATCGCCACCTTGCTGCTCCGGGTGTTTCCCGCCGGTTTTATGCTATCGCACGGTTATCCCAAGTT
It encodes the following:
- a CDS encoding ROK family protein gives rise to the protein MTHPQPIPVTLGIDIGGTNTAFGLVDRLGNILTESTLPTKVHPTCEEYLRSLNSKIRQIYNDHEKKSGQKMRLIGIGIGAPNANYYRGTIEYAPNLTWPGVVPFVEMMKGYFDVPIVLTNDANAAAVGEMVYGGAKGLKNFVVITLGTGLGSGLVVNGELVYGHDGFAGELGHITVNPDGRHCGCGRKGCLETYVSATGIKRTVYKLLADFNESSELRNVPFNDLTAYMISEAARRGDRVAIEAFEYTGRILGQKLADTVAHTSPEAIFLFGGLAQANELIFYPTQRHMEANLLNIYKNKVKILPSELMDKNAAVLGASALAWKELESEGLLLE
- a CDS encoding Lacal_2735 family protein, which codes for MFGLLRKRTEVEKLELQYEKLMEEARDIQRKGDMKAFALKTAEAEAVMDALVRLKQTQAR
- a CDS encoding TonB-dependent receptor, giving the protein MRTPLCFFSGLLMLLVLEVAQAQTATFSIRGTLQDDQKAPIPFGNVALYQSADSVLVTGAVSDAAGQFAIKAKPGQYYVKVTVLSYAEKLIPNVQVTNRDLALGTLTLRSDAEYLEEVVVKGQKSQMVLELDKRVFNVGQDLANIGGNAADILNNVPSVAVDVDGNVSLRGSGNVRILVNGKPSGLVGPDALRQLQGNLVESIEVITNPSSRYDAEGEVGIINIILKKESQRGVNGSFSANVGYPANHGGSFNLNFRREKFNLFTSYGINYRKSPGRGSSYQRFFSDDTLYAYEQTSTRTRGGLSHNVQAGLDYFLTEQDILTASVFLRLADGNNTSEYEYRDFGERDELLRTVLRQEQEAEPRTNVETTFSYRHEFDRKGRLLTADFKWIEQDEIEKAEFQQRELGLPDVLRQRSRNTEDERNWLFQADYVHPFSEKGKWETGVRSTNRILHNDFSVEQQDEVGNWGILSSYDNNLIYTERIHAGYLMASEKFSKFSIQGGLRGEYSDITTDLPDDNLVNNRQYFNLFPSTHFSYALTPEKSIQLSYSYRLSRPGFRDLLPYSGFSDNRSLRVGNPNLNPEYTHSIEGGYLLNWDNGSLLASGYYRYRTGVIERIVLVDSVGFSRMFPVNLATQNAYGLEGNVSYSPWKWWRLNTNFNFYRAITEGTYQEQRLFSDTYTWQTRSTSQMTLWQTWEFQAGINYRAPQRTPQGRDLSTYAIDLGLSRDILKGNGTLVFSVQDLLNTRKRRSIVEREGYYSTSTFQWRSRQALVTFNYRLNQRKNERGRNRDAFEEEGGGDF